The genomic segment CGATCATCTCAAGCTCAACGGCTTTGATCCCTTCATCGTCGACGGCCGCGATCCAGCCGCCTTCGCATGGGCCATCCTGGAAGCCGAGCGCCGACTCCAGAGTTTCGCCGCGGATGCGGCGCATTCCTATCCGGCGCCTGTTCCTTATGTGATCGCCGAAACCGTCAAAGGGTTCGGCTTTCCAGGCGCGGGCACGAATGCCGCGCACAATCTGCCGCTTGGCGGCAATCCCGCACAGGACAAAGCAGCAAGGACTGCCTTCAACGATGCGGCCCGCGCGCTGTTCGTGCCGCCGGACGAAATTGAGCAAGCCGCCGCAGCGATCGCCGTCCATGGCAAGCAGGGCCGCGCGCCCGAAAGCCGGCACCCCCTCGCGCTGCGGCGACCTGCGGCCCCAGTGCTCCCCGAACCTGATTGGACCGCGGCCGGCAGTCCGCCCGACTGCGCGATGCACGCTATCGACCGCTGGTTCGTCCGCCTCATCGATGCGAACCCCGGCCTACGGCCCCGTGTCGGCAACCCCGACGAGCTGCGCTCAAACCATATGGGTGCAACCCTCGACAGGCTGCGCCACCGGGTGAACGTTTCAGAGCCCAACGTCGCCGATGCCGTGGATGGGGCGGTCATCACCGCGCTCAACGAGGAAGCGGTTGCAGGCGCAGCGCTTGCCAACAAAGGAGGCGTCAACCTGATCGTCAGCTATGAGGCTTTCGCCATGAAGATGCTGGGCGGGCTGCGTCAGGAGATCGTCTTCGCTCGTCGCCAGCGTGAGGTCGGCCAGGAGCCGGGCTGGATATCCGTCCCGCTCGTCGTCACGTCCCACACCTGGGAGAATTCCAAGAACGAGCAGTCGCATCAGGACCCGACCATTGGCGAGGCGCTGCTCGGTGAGATGTCCGACACGGCGCGCGTGCTGTTTCCCGTAGACACCAATAGCGCTATGGCCGCCCTGCGAGCCGTCTATCAAGGCCGCGGACAGGTGGCTTGCCTTATCGTGTCGAAGCGCGACATGCCGCATCGCCTCGGTGGCGAGGCTGCGCTCAAGTTCATTGCCGACGGAGCCGCTCACATCGAAGGCAAGCGCGACGGCGCCGAGTTGCAACTCGTCGCCATCGGCGCCTACCAGCTCGAGGAGGTGCTCAAGGCAGCACATCGCCTCAAGGCGCGCGGCCGCCGCGTTCTCGTAACCGCTCTCTCGGAGCCAGGCCGATTCCGAATCCCCCGCGATTCCATCGAAGCCGCCTTCACAGCCAGCGAGGAGGATATTGCAGCGCTGTTCCCGGCCGGGCTGCTGCGAGTCATCGCGTCTCACACGAGACCGGAACCAATGCTCGGCCTGTTGCGGCGGATCGACTCCGGCCCCCAAAGGACTGTCGCGCGCGGCTATATCAGCCGGGGTGGTACGTTGGACGTTGCCAGCATGCTGTTCGCCAACCGCTGCAGCTGGGCGCATCTGGTGGACGCTGCGGGCACTCTCGGCGGCTGGAAGCGTGACGAGATTCTCTCCTCGACCGAGCAAGGCGCGCTCGACGGACGCGGCGATCCGGCGGATTTGGCCGCCTTCACATTCTGAAAGTTCGCAATGTTGACTCTGACCTCTCTCGGCGGCGCCGGCACTGTCACCGGCTCCAAACATCTCCTCACCAACGGCGGCAAGCGCATCTTGATTGATTGCGGTCTATTTCAAGGCCTCAAGAACCTTCGCGAGCTGAACTGGGAACCGTTGCCGGTCGCGCCGTCGAGCATCGATGCCGTCGTCTTGACCCATGCTCATCTCGATCACTCGGGCTACTTACCCAAGCTCGTGCGTGACGGCTTTCGTGGCCGCATCTACGCGACCGCGGCGACACGCGATGTCGCAGAGCTCATCCTCAAGGACAGCGGCTACCTCAACGAGAAGGACGCTGAGTACGCCAATCGGAAAGGGTTCTCCAAACACAAGCCGGCGCTGCCGCTGTACGGCGCGCGTGATGCCGAACGCGCCATGGAATTCTTTTCGCTTGTTCCTTTCAACACGGTCAAGACGCTCCCAGGTGGTGCGACCGTGAGGTTTCGCTACGCCGGCCACATCCTCGGAGCCGCCAGCGCCGAGATCGAATGGGGCGGCCGCCGCATTGCTTTTTCAGGGGACCTCGGTCGCTACGGCGATCCAATCTTTCCAGACCCAGCCGCTATCGCCGAAGCAGATTACGTCGTCGTTGAATCGACCTACGGAAATCGTACCCACGATGTGACGGATCCCACCGAAGCGCTTGGCAATGTCATCGAGCGCACCATCAAGCGCGGTGGCACAGTGGTCATCCCGGCCTTCGCGGTCGGACGGGCACAGTCGCTACTCTATCATCTGTGGCGCCTGCAAACCGCCGGCCGCCTTCCGAGCGTCCCGATCTATCTGGACAGCCCGATGGCGATCGAAGCGACTGGCCTGCTCCACGCCCACCACGACGATCACCAACTGTCTTCGAGTGAATGCGACGCGATCTGCCGCATCGCCACCTACAAGCGCGATGTGGAAAGCTCCAAGGCGATTTCGACCAGCCCCTGGCCCAAGGTGGTGGTATCGGCGAGCGGGATGGCGACGGGAGGTCGCGTCCTCCATCATCTCAAAGCCTTCGCGACCGATCCCAAGCACACGATCCTGTTCTCGGGGTTCCAGGCTGCTGGAACGCGAGGACGGGCTATGCTTCAGGGCGCGCGCGACATCAGGATCCATGGCCAATGGATCCCGGTTCGGGCGGAAGTCGATGACCTGTCGATGCTGTCGGCACATGCCGATGCCGACGAGCTGATGCGCTGGCTCTCCGGCTTCCGCCGCGCTCCGTCTCGCGTCTTCATCGTCCATGGCGAGGCCGACGCCGCCGAAGCGCTGCGGGTGCGGATTGATCGCGAACTTGGGTGGGATGCCGCTGTGCCACGTCAGAACCAGATCTTCGATCTATGACGACGACAGATAGCACTGCTCGTGCCGATCAACCAAGGCACCGTGTACGCCGCCTCCGGCTGCATAGCCAGCACCAGGCGATCGTAGTCATGCGTGCCGACTGTCACGTCTGCCGGGCCGAGGGATTTGCTTCGCGCTCTCAGGTTCTCGTGGCCAATGGCAGGCGCCAGGTCCAGGCGACTCTTTTTCAGATCGAAGGCGAATCTATGTTGGCTCTCGATGAGATCGGGCTGTCGGAAACTGCCTGGGACCTTCTTGGCGTCGCGGAAGGCGACGAGGTCAGGGTCTCCCATCCACCCGCAATGGATTCGCTC from the Phreatobacter oligotrophus genome contains:
- a CDS encoding xylulose 5-phosphate 3-epimerase, which produces MSGTDSEMFNIWRKGHGPIVHREETVERVRALAASGRIDPQMLYRLLAAADRLASAAMWTVVHMTYAKRVDLSGAPLPADAFKATPEGHTGGSLNMVPAFVGYLTANAISATTRSWLMGQGHCVAAIEAVNALTGDVSPAQAGRYDRSEKGLSQLAVDFYSYKIGPDGAPAVPLGSHAGPNTAGAISEGGYLGFAEVQYVHMPLPGESLVAFLSDGAFEEQRGSDWTPRWWRAEDSGHVIPVMVLNGRRIEERVQIVQQGGATWLADHLKLNGFDPFIVDGRDPAAFAWAILEAERRLQSFAADAAHSYPAPVPYVIAETVKGFGFPGAGTNAAHNLPLGGNPAQDKAARTAFNDAARALFVPPDEIEQAAAAIAVHGKQGRAPESRHPLALRRPAAPVLPEPDWTAAGSPPDCAMHAIDRWFVRLIDANPGLRPRVGNPDELRSNHMGATLDRLRHRVNVSEPNVADAVDGAVITALNEEAVAGAALANKGGVNLIVSYEAFAMKMLGGLRQEIVFARRQREVGQEPGWISVPLVVTSHTWENSKNEQSHQDPTIGEALLGEMSDTARVLFPVDTNSAMAALRAVYQGRGQVACLIVSKRDMPHRLGGEAALKFIADGAAHIEGKRDGAELQLVAIGAYQLEEVLKAAHRLKARGRRVLVTALSEPGRFRIPRDSIEAAFTASEEDIAALFPAGLLRVIASHTRPEPMLGLLRRIDSGPQRTVARGYISRGGTLDVASMLFANRCSWAHLVDAAGTLGGWKRDEILSSTEQGALDGRGDPADLAAFTF
- a CDS encoding MBL fold metallo-hydrolase RNA specificity domain-containing protein translates to MLTLTSLGGAGTVTGSKHLLTNGGKRILIDCGLFQGLKNLRELNWEPLPVAPSSIDAVVLTHAHLDHSGYLPKLVRDGFRGRIYATAATRDVAELILKDSGYLNEKDAEYANRKGFSKHKPALPLYGARDAERAMEFFSLVPFNTVKTLPGGATVRFRYAGHILGAASAEIEWGGRRIAFSGDLGRYGDPIFPDPAAIAEADYVVVESTYGNRTHDVTDPTEALGNVIERTIKRGGTVVIPAFAVGRAQSLLYHLWRLQTAGRLPSVPIYLDSPMAIEATGLLHAHHDDHQLSSSECDAICRIATYKRDVESSKAISTSPWPKVVVSASGMATGGRVLHHLKAFATDPKHTILFSGFQAAGTRGRAMLQGARDIRIHGQWIPVRAEVDDLSMLSAHADADELMRWLSGFRRAPSRVFIVHGEADAAEALRVRIDRELGWDAAVPRQNQIFDL